DNA from Pelagibacterium nitratireducens:
GCAGGATCAGGCGTTGGGTCACGATTTCGGGCTGTTCGGCCATGGTCAGGGCGTTCCGAAAGACTTGGTCAGTTCATAGCTCGCAACCGGAACGTCCTTATGCGAACCGCAACCGGAAACCGTTTCGCCGACATACCTGAAATCGAGCTTTTCAAGGACGGCGCGGGAGGCGGCATTTTCGCTTCGGGCTTTGGCCCGCAGCGTTGTGCAATGGCCCGTGCGGCGGGCCGCATCGAGAAGCGCGCCAACGGCCTCAGTCGCATAGCCCCGGCCCCAATAGGGCTCTCCCAGCCAGTATCCGATCTCGGGGTCGGCGCCGGGATCGAGATGCAGGCCCACCATCCCGATCAGCTCATCGTCGGGCAGCGCGATGGCGTAGGCGTGCTCGGCTTCGCTCCGGGCGAAGGTTTCGACAAACGCTTCGGCATCTTGCTGGCTGTAAGGATAGGGCAAGGTGGTCATTGCGTGGATCTTGCGGTTGTCGGCGAGTGTGGCAATGGCTGAAATATCGGCGCGGCAGGGCGCGCGCAGGACAAGGCGTTCGGTCCTTATCCGATCCGGCATTGCACTCCTGAGCGCTTGGGTGTCCATCACTTTGCCCCGGCAACGAAAAAGGGGAGCCATCGACCGGCTCCCCTGATCCATATTCGATCTGGCTGCCGGGGAGAAGGTCTCCGGCAGTTCTCTTTCGAGCGGTCTGCCGATCTATTCAGCAGCCTTGAGTGGCTCGACCGAAACAAAGCTCTTGCCGCCCGACTTGGTGGCGAAGGTCACCTTGCCATCGACGAGGGCGAAGATGGTGTGGTCCTTGCCCAGACCCACATTGGAGCCCGGATGCCACTTGGTGCCGCGCTGGCGCACGATGATGTTGCCGGCGATAACGGCTTCGCCGCCGAACTTCTTGACGCCGAGGCGGCGGCCGGCTGTATCGCGACCGTTGCGGGATGAGCCGCCTGCTTTCTTATGTGCCATGGTTCAAAATCCTCGAATTTGTCTGTGTCGCGATTACTGGTCGGCCTTGGCGCGCGGGGGCTTGCCGGCGATCAGTTCCTTGGCCTGGTCGACCCATTCGTCGCGCTCGATGCGGCCCTTGAAGTCGAGCTCTTCGTCGAACTTGGCGATATCGGCCTTGGTCCACTTGGCGATCTGGGTCAGGCTGGTGATGCCGGCCGAAGCGAGCTTCTTTTCAAGCGCGGGGCCAACGCCGCCGATCAGCTTGATGTCGTCCTTGAAGTCGGCAGCGGGCGCCGCTTCGGTCTTTTCAGCCTTGG
Protein-coding regions in this window:
- a CDS encoding GNAT family N-acetyltransferase: MPDRIRTERLVLRAPCRADISAIATLADNRKIHAMTTLPYPYSQQDAEAFVETFARSEAEHAYAIALPDDELIGMVGLHLDPGADPEIGYWLGEPYWGRGYATEAVGALLDAARRTGHCTTLRAKARSENAASRAVLEKLDFRYVGETVSGCGSHKDVPVASYELTKSFGTP
- the rpmA gene encoding 50S ribosomal protein L27, which translates into the protein MAHKKAGGSSRNGRDTAGRRLGVKKFGGEAVIAGNIIVRQRGTKWHPGSNVGLGKDHTIFALVDGKVTFATKSGGKSFVSVEPLKAAE